A genome region from Nitrospirota bacterium includes the following:
- a CDS encoding isocitrate/isopropylmalate dehydrogenase family protein encodes MAKHVVTMIPGEGTGPEICEAVRMVIDASGVDIQWEYEEIGLDCLEKYGTLLPDKTVQSIAKNKVALKGPTTTPIGTGHKSANVTLRKVFDLYANVRPVRLIPALKRPWDKLDIINFRENTEDSYAAIEHMVSDEVAQCLKVITWPGSYRIADFALKWARDNGRKKVYCVHKANIMKMTDGLFLEAFRAAAKKYPDIETGDIIVDNCAMQLVRNPGQFDCLVLPNLYGDILTDLCAGLMGGLGFAPGANVGDNCAIFEAVHGSAPKYAGMKKVNPSAVLISGVMMLRWLNEKDAADRIERAMYQVLEEGKTVTYDVGGTAKTDEYAQAIIDKMRAARK; translated from the coding sequence ATGGCGAAACATGTCGTGACGATGATTCCGGGTGAAGGCACCGGCCCGGAGATTTGCGAGGCGGTGCGCATGGTCATCGACGCCAGCGGCGTCGATATTCAATGGGAGTACGAGGAGATCGGCCTCGACTGTCTGGAAAAGTACGGCACGTTGTTGCCGGACAAGACGGTCCAAAGCATCGCCAAGAACAAGGTGGCGTTGAAGGGCCCGACAACGACGCCGATCGGAACCGGTCACAAGAGCGCCAACGTGACGTTGCGCAAGGTCTTCGACCTTTATGCGAACGTGCGCCCGGTGCGGTTGATTCCCGCGCTGAAGCGCCCCTGGGACAAGCTGGACATCATCAATTTCCGGGAGAACACCGAAGACTCCTACGCCGCCATCGAACACATGGTGTCCGACGAGGTGGCGCAATGTTTGAAAGTCATCACCTGGCCCGGCTCGTATCGCATCGCGGACTTCGCTTTGAAGTGGGCGCGGGACAACGGCCGGAAGAAGGTGTACTGCGTGCACAAGGCCAACATCATGAAGATGACGGACGGCCTGTTTCTCGAAGCCTTCCGCGCCGCGGCGAAGAAATATCCCGACATCGAGACCGGCGACATCATCGTGGACAACTGCGCGATGCAGTTGGTCCGCAATCCCGGCCAGTTCGACTGTTTGGTCCTGCCCAACCTGTACGGCGATATCTTGACCGATCTCTGCGCCGGGTTGATGGGAGGGCTGGGCTTTGCGCCGGGCGCCAACGTCGGCGACAACTGTGCGATCTTTGAAGCCGTCCACGGATCGGCGCCGAAATACGCCGGGATGAAGAAAGTCAATCCGTCGGCCGTGCTCATTTCCGGCGTGATGATGCTCCGCTGGCTGAACGAAAAAGACGCGGCGGACCGGATCGAGCGGGCGATGTATCAGGTGCTGGAAGAAGGCAAGACGGTCACCTACGACGTGGGCGGGACCGCCAAGACGGACGAATACGCGCAGGCCATCATCGATAAGATGCGCGCGGCGCGGAAGTGA
- a CDS encoding type II toxin-antitoxin system HicB family antitoxin gives MANEFTAVIEQDEGWFVAYCPEIPGANGQGRTKEEALESLSDAIALILQDRREDGLRGIPPEAICEKVVVK, from the coding sequence ATGGCAAACGAGTTTACAGCGGTCATTGAACAGGACGAGGGCTGGTTTGTCGCTTACTGTCCGGAGATTCCTGGAGCGAACGGCCAGGGACGGACAAAGGAAGAAGCATTGGAGAGTCTTTCCGACGCCATTGCGCTTATCCTTCAAGACAGGCGGGAGGACGGCCTGCGCGGGATTCCGCCAGAGGCGATCTGTGAAAAGGTCGTTGTGAAGTGA
- a CDS encoding PAS domain S-box protein — MSSSRRPRPKPPLLTQSEVAAAEVLAWVSDCIEGGLCFVSQGILIYENARFGELVDAPDQRADEPHASSPEPATPLQSLRARLFAEADAWNREPLGARGTKAYRLTDRRGRPLVYECRFNVVPYHGGAGVLLVLQDVTERTLLAHEASQVARFQSVLARIGALAVSGVAVQEIMNEAVRLTAEALDVELCKILIPRESDEHLYLVAGVGWREGLIGSLTVEGGTHSQAGYAIRERRPVVVRDLRNETRFTPSRLLSEHGGIAGMSAPMMVQDRVYGVMGAHCKSVREFSDKQLEFLCSVANTVATVLERWRREETQLQLYHRLFELVQDGIMLTDTDGRLLEWNPAMERMTGWKREEVIGRTPAVLKSGKHAPEFYERLWQAIRSGHAFVDRFVNRRKDGSEFLVWESVSPVKDPDGAIRYYLAILTDLSEREQMLEALRHTEQVKLVGQLAGGILHEIRNPLIGLGSLAMHLAEQDTLPPAARDRCRLIAREAARIDELLESHLGQLRPRPFDLRPCDLPALLDDTLTLLRPNLLKHRIAVKKDLEADLPSVEVSRAHIQQVCLNIAMNAIEAMPGGGDLTIAMKRDTRRTAGVLVTFTDTGRGIPPEDLKHIYEPFFTSGKAKGVGLGLTITQDIVERHGGQLAIHSPPGSGAVVEIWLPLKGEG; from the coding sequence ATGTCGTCATCCCGACGCCCGCGCCCGAAACCGCCGCTCCTGACACAGTCGGAAGTCGCCGCCGCGGAAGTGCTGGCCTGGGTCAGCGACTGCATCGAAGGCGGTCTCTGCTTCGTTTCCCAGGGCATCCTCATTTACGAAAATGCGCGATTCGGGGAACTCGTCGACGCGCCGGACCAAAGAGCCGATGAGCCGCACGCATCTTCACCCGAGCCGGCGACTCCGCTCCAGTCTCTCCGCGCGCGCCTGTTCGCCGAGGCCGACGCCTGGAATCGCGAGCCCCTCGGGGCGCGTGGCACGAAAGCGTATCGCCTGACCGATCGCCGGGGCCGGCCGCTCGTCTACGAATGCCGCTTCAACGTCGTTCCTTATCACGGCGGCGCGGGCGTCCTGCTGGTTCTTCAGGATGTCACCGAGCGCACGCTGCTCGCGCACGAGGCGTCCCAGGTCGCCCGGTTCCAATCGGTGCTCGCCCGGATCGGCGCGCTGGCGGTCAGCGGGGTGGCGGTCCAGGAGATCATGAACGAGGCGGTCCGCCTGACCGCGGAGGCCCTCGACGTGGAGCTGTGCAAGATTCTGATCCCGCGGGAGTCCGACGAACACCTCTACCTCGTGGCAGGGGTCGGCTGGCGCGAAGGATTGATCGGCAGCCTCACCGTCGAAGGGGGGACCCACTCCCAAGCCGGCTACGCGATCCGGGAGCGCCGTCCGGTCGTCGTCCGCGACCTGCGCAATGAAACCCGCTTCACGCCTTCCCGGCTCCTGTCCGAACACGGCGGGATCGCGGGCATGAGCGCGCCCATGATGGTCCAGGATCGGGTGTACGGCGTCATGGGCGCCCATTGCAAAAGCGTCCGGGAGTTCTCGGACAAGCAACTGGAGTTTCTGTGCTCCGTGGCGAACACCGTAGCCACCGTGCTGGAGCGCTGGCGCCGGGAGGAGACCCAGTTGCAGCTCTACCACCGGCTGTTCGAGCTGGTGCAGGACGGGATCATGCTGACTGACACGGACGGCCGCCTGCTCGAATGGAACCCGGCGATGGAACGCATGACGGGATGGAAACGGGAGGAGGTCATCGGGCGGACCCCCGCCGTGCTGAAGTCCGGGAAACACGCGCCGGAGTTTTACGAGCGGCTGTGGCAGGCGATCCGCTCGGGACACGCGTTCGTGGACCGCTTCGTCAACCGGCGCAAGGACGGTTCCGAGTTTTTGGTGTGGGAAAGCGTGAGCCCGGTGAAGGATCCGGACGGCGCGATCCGGTATTACCTGGCGATTCTCACCGATCTGAGCGAGCGGGAGCAGATGTTGGAGGCGCTGCGTCATACGGAGCAGGTGAAGCTCGTCGGGCAGCTCGCCGGCGGGATTTTGCACGAAATCCGCAACCCGCTGATCGGCCTCGGCAGTCTCGCCATGCATCTGGCCGAGCAGGACACGCTGCCGCCGGCCGCGCGGGACCGCTGCCGGCTGATCGCCCGCGAAGCCGCGAGGATCGACGAACTCCTGGAGTCGCATCTGGGACAGTTGCGGCCGCGCCCCTTCGACCTGCGGCCGTGCGATCTTCCGGCCCTGCTCGACGACACCCTCACCCTGCTGCGGCCCAATCTGCTCAAGCACCGCATCGCCGTGAAAAAAGACCTGGAGGCGGATCTTCCTTCGGTGGAGGTGTCACGCGCCCACATTCAGCAAGTCTGCCTGAACATCGCCATGAACGCGATCGAAGCGATGCCCGGCGGCGGCGATCTGACGATCGCCATGAAACGGGACACCCGTCGGACTGCCGGCGTGCTGGTCACCTTCACGGACACGGGAAGGGGCATCCCTCCGGAGGACCTGAAACATATCTATGAACCGTTTTTCACGAGCGGCAAGGCGAAGGGCGTCGGGCTCGGTCTGACCATCACCCAGGACATCGTGGAACGGCATGGGGGCCAGTTGGCCATCCACAGTCCTCCGGGGAGCGGCGCGGTCGTCGAAATCTGGCTTCCGTTGAAGGGCGAGGGTTGA
- a CDS encoding type II toxin-antitoxin system HicA family toxin, whose protein sequence is MKRNDLLRHLRRHGCFLKREGRSHSLWCNPKTGWVEAVPRHVEIPNKLARQICGALSVPEIGKEESAV, encoded by the coding sequence GTGAAGCGCAATGATCTTCTGCGTCACCTTCGCAGACATGGCTGCTTTCTCAAGCGTGAAGGTCGCTCCCACTCGCTCTGGTGCAATCCAAAGACTGGTTGGGTTGAAGCCGTTCCAAGGCATGTCGAGATTCCCAACAAGCTCGCCCGACAAATCTGCGGCGCTCTTTCAGTCCCAGAGATTGGAAAGGAGGAAAGCGCTGTCTAA
- a CDS encoding DUF2309 domain-containing protein has protein sequence MMARSFHAFTDAQRMELRSYVQLAGEAISQYWPMRTFIHHNPLHGLESLPFDRAVERGTQLFGGRGYLSNEAYRASLSSGRIRVEDLRAVLRPLVSDKQVTFAGRSVSHLDVLAASMIHGVTEPAPHGRRGKEDDDPETVSKIVSWLQATSASQGTSGRIPSTPGDSVALLARETLSAWCDRTLGTTIVETTDRELTTWCAAFLDEGEATWSMPNREQGFYQAWKTLARHDATLRLIGIRHAAQKIRALPDRPEDAILESLMRLRIPKAAWEDYLTLHLAALPGWTGYIKWRANQIGFPWQEQCPVDLVNYLAVRLFYERELVDRVCRDRLGLAGDYDEIRRFMDQHPSACWLRREWVAGRLRKAAVKLVRRLSRARQKHDHQAWEQTGRREYEWRAEQDAEGSVQAAARFLVRLTRALSIDPAAIESTAPSDVRTVLDWLERVPPSQHGPRWLEAFEASHRREILGRLAAGANRITAATHATGQEAPSRPLAQVVFCIDVRSEVFRRHLEHRGGYETLGLAGFFGVPLDYQPFSASYAVSHCPVLLKPKNRVREVPRSYHGALAERHKTAARLTEAAHTLLHDLKENVITPYVMVEALGWFFSLPLFGKTLLPVWYHTASRWLKRLLIPSVATTLTVEKLTREEAEEMIAAEQQARIRELVRDRFGLTGAALSTALLEKIRRKALGQADGLNGEVASALRLTPEAEKAFYQELCEHHRISPRGILERLDRITQTGFTLTEQAYYVEAALRLMGLTSNFARVVLFCAHGSTSENNPYESALDCGACGGNQGLSNARVIAAMANKPAVRELLQARGIAIPNDTHFFAAQHDTTADCVRIVDLEDVPATHRKDLQRLMEDLEEAGDQAALERCRALDGPAGRLDPRTARRLARRRSQDWAEVRPEWGLSRNSLMIIGRRALSQSVDLQGRAFLHSYDYRQDASGKLLETIMTAPLVVAQWINMEHYFSTVDNEVYGSGSKVYHNVVGRIGVMTGVWSDLRIGLPAQTVLNGRLPYHEPMRLLAVIEAPRDRIRAIIDRHPLLKQLFNLGWVTLVALDPQDGEFHRYDRNGGWTRGGEHHDRLDAASDEGNQDRCAGRTLEICH, from the coding sequence ATGATGGCTCGGTCCTTTCATGCATTCACCGACGCGCAGCGGATGGAGCTGCGTTCCTACGTCCAACTGGCCGGCGAGGCCATCTCGCAATATTGGCCGATGCGGACCTTCATCCATCACAACCCGCTTCACGGGCTGGAATCCCTGCCGTTCGACCGGGCCGTCGAGCGGGGCACGCAGTTGTTCGGCGGGCGGGGCTATCTGAGCAACGAAGCGTATCGTGCCTCCCTGAGCAGCGGGCGGATTCGCGTCGAGGACCTCCGGGCCGTTCTTCGGCCGCTCGTCTCGGACAAGCAGGTGACGTTCGCGGGACGGTCCGTCTCTCACCTCGACGTGCTGGCCGCCTCGATGATCCACGGGGTGACGGAACCCGCTCCGCACGGACGGCGCGGCAAAGAGGATGACGACCCTGAAACCGTCTCGAAGATCGTGTCCTGGCTGCAGGCCACCTCAGCCTCACAGGGGACTTCCGGCCGGATCCCGTCCACGCCCGGGGATTCGGTCGCCCTCTTGGCGCGTGAAACGTTGAGCGCCTGGTGCGACCGCACCCTCGGCACGACGATCGTGGAGACGACCGATCGGGAACTGACGACATGGTGTGCGGCGTTCCTGGATGAAGGCGAAGCGACGTGGTCCATGCCCAACCGGGAACAGGGCTTCTATCAAGCGTGGAAAACCCTCGCGCGACATGATGCGACCCTTCGTCTGATCGGCATCCGACACGCTGCCCAGAAGATTCGTGCGCTGCCGGATCGCCCTGAGGATGCGATCCTGGAGAGCTTGATGCGGTTGAGGATTCCCAAGGCGGCGTGGGAAGACTATCTGACGCTGCATCTCGCCGCGCTGCCGGGCTGGACCGGCTATATCAAGTGGCGAGCGAATCAGATCGGATTTCCCTGGCAGGAACAGTGTCCCGTCGATCTCGTGAACTATCTGGCGGTCCGCCTGTTCTACGAGCGGGAGCTGGTGGACCGGGTCTGTCGCGATCGCCTCGGCCTCGCCGGAGACTACGACGAGATTCGGCGATTCATGGACCAACACCCGTCTGCCTGCTGGCTGCGACGGGAGTGGGTGGCCGGACGCCTCCGCAAGGCGGCGGTCAAACTGGTCCGACGGCTCTCGCGCGCCCGCCAAAAGCATGACCATCAGGCCTGGGAGCAAACGGGACGGCGGGAGTACGAATGGCGTGCCGAGCAGGATGCCGAGGGCTCCGTACAGGCAGCGGCCCGATTTCTCGTTCGTCTCACTCGGGCGCTCTCGATCGATCCGGCCGCGATCGAGTCCACCGCGCCGTCCGACGTCCGGACGGTGCTCGACTGGCTCGAACGGGTTCCGCCTTCGCAGCACGGCCCGCGCTGGCTGGAAGCCTTTGAAGCGAGCCATCGCCGTGAAATACTGGGTCGCCTGGCGGCAGGAGCCAACCGGATCACCGCGGCGACCCACGCGACGGGTCAGGAAGCGCCGTCCAGACCGCTCGCACAGGTGGTGTTTTGCATCGACGTGCGGTCGGAGGTCTTCCGCCGACACCTGGAGCATCGCGGGGGCTATGAAACGTTGGGGCTTGCCGGCTTTTTCGGCGTGCCGCTGGATTATCAGCCCTTCAGCGCCTCCTATGCCGTCTCCCACTGCCCCGTGCTGCTGAAACCGAAAAACCGGGTTCGCGAAGTACCCCGCAGCTATCACGGCGCGCTCGCCGAGCGACACAAGACCGCGGCGCGGCTCACCGAAGCGGCGCACACGCTGCTGCATGATTTGAAAGAAAACGTCATCACGCCCTACGTCATGGTGGAGGCCCTCGGCTGGTTCTTCAGCTTGCCGCTCTTCGGCAAGACGCTGCTTCCTGTCTGGTACCACACCGCGAGCCGCTGGTTGAAACGGCTCCTGATCCCGTCCGTCGCGACGACCCTGACGGTCGAAAAGCTCACGCGGGAAGAGGCGGAGGAAATGATAGCGGCCGAGCAGCAGGCCCGGATCCGGGAGTTGGTTCGGGACCGGTTCGGCCTGACGGGCGCGGCCCTCTCCACCGCCTTGTTGGAGAAGATTCGCAGGAAGGCTCTCGGTCAGGCGGACGGGCTCAACGGCGAAGTGGCGAGCGCCTTGCGCCTCACTCCGGAGGCGGAAAAAGCCTTCTATCAGGAATTGTGCGAACACCATCGGATCAGCCCGCGCGGGATTTTAGAACGACTGGACCGTATCACTCAGACCGGGTTCACGCTGACGGAGCAGGCCTATTACGTCGAAGCTGCGCTCCGCTTGATGGGACTGACCTCCAACTTCGCGCGCGTGGTGCTGTTCTGCGCCCACGGCAGCACCTCGGAGAACAATCCCTACGAGTCGGCCCTCGACTGCGGCGCCTGCGGCGGGAATCAGGGGCTCTCCAATGCGCGGGTCATCGCCGCCATGGCGAACAAGCCCGCCGTCCGGGAGTTGCTGCAGGCGCGCGGCATCGCGATCCCGAACGATACGCATTTCTTCGCCGCGCAGCACGACACCACGGCCGACTGCGTCCGCATCGTCGATCTGGAGGATGTGCCGGCCACGCACCGCAAGGATCTGCAGCGCCTCATGGAGGATTTGGAGGAAGCGGGCGACCAGGCGGCGCTGGAGCGCTGCCGCGCGCTCGACGGACCCGCCGGCCGGCTCGATCCCCGCACCGCCAGGCGCCTCGCCCGGCGGCGGAGTCAGGACTGGGCGGAGGTCCGTCCGGAATGGGGCCTCTCCCGCAACAGCCTGATGATCATCGGGCGGCGGGCCTTGTCCCAATCGGTCGATTTGCAGGGGCGCGCCTTCCTGCATTCGTATGATTACCGGCAGGACGCTTCCGGCAAGCTGTTGGAAACCATCATGACCGCGCCGCTCGTCGTCGCCCAGTGGATCAACATGGAGCATTACTTTTCGACCGTCGACAACGAGGTCTACGGCAGCGGCAGCAAGGTCTACCACAACGTGGTCGGCCGGATCGGCGTGATGACCGGCGTGTGGAGCGATCTGCGCATCGGACTGCCGGCCCAGACGGTCCTGAACGGCCGCCTACCCTATCATGAACCGATGCGGCTGCTCGCCGTCATCGAAGCCCCGCGCGACCGCATCCGCGCGATCATCGACCGCCACCCATTGCTCAAGCAGTTGTTCAACCTGGGGTGGGTCACGCTCGTGGCGCTCGATCCGCAAGACGGCGAGTTTCACCGGTATGACCGCAACGGCGGATGGACACGAGGAGGAGAACATCATGATCGGCTTGACGCTGCATCCGATGAAGGAAATCAAGATCGTTGTGCAGGGCGAACACTTGAAATTTGTCACTGA
- a CDS encoding isocitrate dehydrogenase, with amino-acid sequence MPTLTQEAIATKKKKEIKLVGVDIYIITDKGIPKFADGEFGPFKCEFISNRGTKVWPGFVSPDLLMVNWYRCRFMATRDVQDADVNAFLDALTRRGWWWSAAQKLWNYDGEAGYSKAY; translated from the coding sequence ATGCCGACGCTTACCCAAGAAGCGATCGCGACGAAAAAGAAGAAAGAGATCAAGCTGGTGGGTGTGGATATTTACATCATCACCGACAAGGGCATTCCGAAGTTCGCCGACGGGGAGTTCGGTCCCTTCAAGTGCGAGTTCATCTCGAACCGGGGGACGAAGGTGTGGCCGGGCTTCGTCAGTCCCGATCTGCTGATGGTGAATTGGTACCGCTGCCGGTTCATGGCGACGCGGGACGTGCAGGACGCGGACGTGAATGCGTTTCTCGACGCGCTGACCAGGCGGGGCTGGTGGTGGTCCGCCGCGCAGAAGCTCTGGAATTACGACGGCGAGGCGGGCTACAGCAAAGCGTACTAA
- a CDS encoding Uma2 family endonuclease, with the protein MTFSVQTHRFTVEDFHRMETAGILKEDDRVELIDGELIEMTPIGPAHSACVNRLTRILVQRAGDRVLVSVQNAVVMRPRSEFYPDVAVLRPRADDYAAELPGPQDVLLLIEVADTALRFDREVKLPRYAEVGIPEVWIVNLSDASIEVYRDPAPTGYRSTTAFRRGDQLKPSLLPALNIAVSEILPP; encoded by the coding sequence ATGACATTCTCCGTTCAGACCCACCGCTTTACGGTTGAAGATTTCCATCGGATGGAGACCGCCGGCATTCTGAAGGAAGACGACCGCGTTGAACTGATCGACGGAGAACTGATTGAAATGACACCGATCGGCCCAGCGCATAGCGCCTGCGTGAATCGGCTGACTCGAATTCTGGTCCAACGCGCCGGTGACCGTGTTCTTGTCAGCGTGCAAAACGCGGTCGTGATGAGACCACGCTCGGAGTTTTACCCTGATGTAGCCGTATTGCGTCCCAGAGCGGATGACTATGCTGCAGAGCTTCCCGGCCCCCAAGACGTATTGCTCCTGATCGAAGTGGCCGACACCGCCCTGCGATTCGACCGAGAGGTCAAGCTCCCCCGCTATGCCGAGGTCGGCATTCCGGAAGTCTGGATCGTCAATCTGTCTGACGCCTCCATCGAGGTCTACCGCGATCCGGCACCCACGGGCTACCGATCCACAACCGCGTTTCGCCGTGGGGATCAGCTCAAACCCAGCCTTCTTCCTGCTCTCAACATCGCAGTCTCAGAGATCTTGCCGCCCTGA
- a CDS encoding P-II family nitrogen regulator has protein sequence MIGLTLHPMKEIKIVVQGEHLKFVTDLLDRVGATGYTIINHVSGKGHHGFHEGHLLFNDTSSQVIVFTVVPDEKVEPILAGLGPLFNKHSGAMFVSDVAVSRREHFVAK, from the coding sequence ATGATCGGCTTGACGCTGCATCCGATGAAGGAAATCAAGATCGTTGTGCAGGGCGAACACTTGAAATTTGTCACTGATCTGCTGGATCGCGTCGGCGCCACCGGCTATACGATCATCAATCATGTATCCGGCAAGGGCCATCACGGCTTTCATGAAGGCCACCTGCTGTTCAACGACACCAGCAGCCAGGTGATCGTCTTCACGGTCGTGCCGGACGAGAAGGTCGAGCCGATTCTGGCCGGCCTGGGCCCGCTCTTCAACAAGCACTCCGGCGCCATGTTCGTGAGCGACGTGGCGGTCAGCCGCCGCGAGCACTTCGTCGCCAAATGA
- a CDS encoding Na-translocating system protein MpsC family protein — protein sequence MNRLHVAHGQVRTLSPRSAGLEEAEAAAVTFDPGATDDAVPRSLDAFIRDRFRTTLEEKRTARRNHTHKVQESPTMKCAARTKAEIEYAVMLAVLNFQTEFMKSSYTRAQVRVSDHIIEVTLTRSAFIPAEERLAQSQSGRALLEQVYTALFKSGESLLRAELEKGLGVKVHQILVDFDVLSGTHTILFRLAEPLHAASPG from the coding sequence ATGAACAGGTTACACGTCGCGCATGGACAGGTGAGGACCCTCAGTCCGCGGAGCGCGGGCTTGGAGGAAGCGGAGGCCGCCGCGGTGACCTTCGATCCCGGGGCAACGGATGACGCGGTGCCTCGGTCGCTGGACGCCTTTATCCGTGATCGGTTTCGGACGACGCTGGAGGAGAAGCGAACAGCACGCAGAAACCACACCCACAAAGTTCAGGAGTCGCCGACGATGAAATGCGCGGCCAGAACGAAAGCCGAGATCGAGTACGCGGTCATGTTGGCGGTGTTGAACTTTCAGACCGAGTTCATGAAGTCCAGCTACACTCGCGCGCAGGTTCGTGTCAGCGACCATATCATCGAAGTGACGTTGACCCGCAGCGCTTTCATTCCGGCGGAAGAACGGCTGGCGCAATCACAGAGCGGGCGCGCGTTGCTGGAGCAGGTGTACACGGCGTTGTTCAAATCAGGCGAGTCGCTGCTGCGGGCCGAGCTTGAAAAAGGCCTCGGCGTCAAAGTTCATCAGATCCTGGTCGACTTCGATGTGCTCTCCGGAACCCACACCATCCTCTTTCGCCTCGCCGAACCGCTCCACGCGGCCTCTCCGGGGTGA
- a CDS encoding sigma-54 dependent transcriptional regulator: protein MAWQILLVEDEESVREAFALRLADHGYLVQTAGSGEEALATLRTYEPDILVLDLLMPNLSGLDVLARVKQVAPNLLVILLTARGTVKDAVEAMRLGAFDFVAKSIDMDDLLHALGRATDLLALRRQVQLHSGQDTDRYALDRVVARSPVTQAFLQQVRELAKNDRVTVLLQGETGTGKQYMSRVIHYNSSRADKPCVEVDCPSIPRELFESELFGHEKGSFTGASGRKCGLIEMAEGGTVLFDEIGDLPLPLQAKLLRVLEERTLRRVGGSASIPVDVRFMAATNRNLKEAVTKGEFREDLYFRLNVVTLTVPPLRDRREDIIPLAEQFLARSALALKKPVRTLGESAKAVLGNYQFPGNVRELNNLIERAVLFCSGDQLEAAHFPSDLQGASPPASESPAEDRPAAADSDDPMTVRIRFRVGEQSLADLEDRIIAEVLQRSEGNKTQAAKHLGITRWMLDRRRKK from the coding sequence ATGGCATGGCAAATCCTGCTCGTGGAGGATGAAGAGTCCGTGCGGGAAGCCTTCGCCTTGAGGTTGGCCGACCATGGGTACCTGGTCCAGACCGCCGGATCGGGAGAGGAAGCCCTCGCGACGCTCCGGACCTACGAGCCCGACATTCTGGTGCTCGATCTCCTCATGCCGAACCTCTCCGGCCTGGACGTGCTGGCCCGGGTCAAACAGGTTGCGCCGAATCTCCTCGTCATTCTGCTCACGGCGAGAGGCACCGTGAAGGACGCGGTCGAAGCCATGCGGCTCGGCGCCTTCGATTTCGTGGCCAAGTCCATCGACATGGACGATCTCCTGCACGCGCTGGGTCGCGCGACGGATTTGCTCGCGCTGCGCCGGCAGGTGCAACTGCACAGCGGCCAGGACACGGACCGCTACGCCCTCGATCGGGTCGTCGCCAGGAGTCCCGTCACCCAGGCCTTTCTGCAGCAGGTGCGGGAACTCGCCAAGAACGACCGGGTAACGGTCCTCCTGCAAGGCGAGACCGGCACCGGCAAGCAGTACATGAGCCGCGTGATTCACTACAACAGTTCCCGGGCCGACAAGCCCTGCGTCGAGGTCGATTGTCCGTCGATCCCGCGCGAACTGTTCGAAAGCGAGTTGTTCGGCCACGAGAAAGGCTCGTTCACGGGCGCCTCCGGCAGGAAATGCGGTTTGATCGAGATGGCCGAGGGAGGAACGGTGTTGTTCGACGAGATCGGCGACCTGCCCCTCCCGCTGCAGGCCAAGCTGTTGCGGGTCCTCGAAGAGCGGACGTTGCGCCGGGTCGGAGGCTCGGCGAGCATTCCGGTCGACGTTCGATTCATGGCCGCGACGAATCGCAATCTCAAGGAGGCGGTCACGAAAGGCGAGTTCCGCGAGGACCTCTATTTCAGGCTCAACGTGGTCACGCTGACTGTTCCGCCGCTCCGGGACCGCCGCGAGGACATCATTCCGCTGGCCGAACAATTTCTGGCTCGCTCCGCCCTGGCGCTCAAAAAACCGGTTCGTACGCTGGGAGAGAGCGCCAAGGCCGTCCTGGGGAATTACCAGTTCCCGGGCAATGTCCGTGAACTGAACAATTTGATCGAACGCGCCGTCCTGTTCTGCTCCGGAGACCAACTCGAAGCAGCCCACTTTCCGTCCGATCTCCAGGGAGCCTCCCCGCCAGCCTCCGAAAGTCCCGCGGAAGACCGGCCCGCCGCTGCGGACTCCGATGATCCGATGACCGTGCGCATCCGCTTCCGGGTTGGGGAACAGTCCCTGGCGGATCTGGAGGATCGGATCATCGCTGAGGTGCTGCAACGGTCTGAGGGGAACAAGACCCAGGCGGCCAAACATCTAGGGATCACCCGCTGGATGCTGGACCGCCGCCGGAAGAAATGA